The Calditerricola satsumensis region CGAATGGTTAGCGCCACATATCCTACCATTTCCGCACCGCCAAACCGACCAACGATAACGGGATTGACCAGCGTGCGGAGCTGCCATACCCATATCGATGCGGAGTAAGAAAGTCCATAGCCCACCATTTCTCGAAACAAGTTGTGATTCCAGTATAACCGTGGGCGGTATCGCGATGCCCTGTAATACAGGCCGCAGATGAACGTCTGCTGGGCCCACCAGCCGGCTACCGGTGCCCACATACCAAACCCGCTGAAAGCCAGAGGAAGAGCAATCAGGTAGAAGGTAATCTGCCCCAAAAGTTCAATCATCGCAACCTGGCGGTATTGCAAACCCCGTTCTAATCGTGCTAGAGCCGGTAGGCTGAGCAAATTCAGCAAAAGTCCCAAAAAAACCGTTCTGGCAACCGAAGTGAATGTGGGGAGGCGAACCCACGACTCAAGTAATGGCGCCGCAAACCATGCCAAAACGGTAAACATCCCGCCGAGAACCAGCAAAAAGGTAAAAGCCTGATGATAGGCTTCTTCTTTTATCTCGCCTTCCCGCCGGATGAGGTAAACGCCAATCCCCCATTGACTAAGGGAATGGAGGTAAGCGTAAACGCCCAGTACTCCAGCGTATATCCCGTAGGCTTGAGGACCAATCGTTCGGGTAAGTACTAATACCCCGCCTACACCGATCAGCATCCCCAGCCCTTGACGCAGGGCCAAGTAGAAACCTCCCTGAAGAACCTTTGTCCGAAGGCTCATTCGTCTTCCTCCGATGATTCAAGACCCACCAACATTGTAACGTAGTTTTGCTACCTGGTAATGGTTTCTCTCAAAACAGATGAAAAATAATCCAGCGTAATGCGCAAGCCCTTCTCCAGAGGAGTTACGGGTTCCCAATTCAATACACGTTTTGCCTTGCTGATGTCCGGACATCTCTTCCGGGGATCATCGGGAGGCAAGGGTTTATACACAACATTTAATTCGACTCCACAAATTTGGGCAATAAGCCGGGCAAACTCCAGGATGGAATACTCCTCTGGATTTCCGATGTTAAAGACCTCGCCTTTCGTCCCGTGACAGGTCATAGCCCGGAAGATGCCTTCCACCTCATCCTGCACAAAAACGAAGCTCCGCGTTTGAGAACCGTCACCGTAAACGGTAAGCGGCTCGCCTCGCAAGGCCTGACAGATGAAGTTGGGCACCACCCGACCGTCATTGATCTGCATGCGCGGGCCATAGGTATTGAAAATCCGCACGATGCGAACGTCGAGATCGTAACGGCGATGGTATTCCATGGTTAAAGCTTCAGCAAAGCGTTTGCTCTCGTCGTAGCAGGCACGCTCTCCGATTGGATTTACATTACCCCAGTACTCTTCCGGTTGCGGGTGCACCTGCGGATCCCCATAGGCCTCCGACGTGCTCGCCAAAAGAAACTTCGCATTGTGCGCGAGAGCAAGGTCAAGCATTTTCTTCGTACCGATAGCGTTCACCATCATCGTTTCAATACTGAGGCGACGGTAATCCTTCGGGCTAGCTGGGCTGGCCAAGTGCCAGACATAATCGTACTTCAAATCCGGTAACTCCATTTCTCCGGTAATGTCCCCAGCGACAAAGAGAAAATCATTTCGAGAAATGACGTGATCCAGGTTTTTGAGATTACCCGTACTGAGGTTGTCTACCCCCACCACAAAATGTTCTTCAGCCAGCAACCGGTCCACCAGATGGCTCCCCAAAAACCCGGCAGCCCCAGTGATGAGGGATACTGGTTTCTTTTCGTGCTGGAATTCCATTTTCATCTTATCCAAAACCCATCTCCTCCGGTATCTCACCACAAAATTGACTAAATCGCAACCCGTGGATTTAAAGCAAGATGCTGCGATTGGACCCTACTTACTTTGTTGAAGTTATAGGTTCTGTTATAGGTTTTAAAGAAACCTTTGTCTTACGCCCCACACCAATATACGTTAAACCAGCTTCATAGGCACGATTGGGAGAAAACCCATTACGAAAGTCAAAGAGAACAGGCGTTGCCATCTTCTGCGCAACGAGATGCAGATCAAGACCTAAGAACTCCGGCCATTCCGTCAAAAGAAGTACGGCATCGGCACCATCAACACAGGAAAGGGCATCCGACGCGTAGCGAACCCGTTGATCCAGTACTCGTTGGGCTTGGGGCATCGCAATCGGATCATATGCCACCACTTCAGCACCCTCACGAAGCAGGCAATGGATAACGTCAATCGCCGGAGCCTCCCGCATGTCGTCCGTTCCAGGCTTGAAGGCTAGCCCCCAAACCGCAATCCGCTTGCCTTCCAGAGAACCTCCGAAATGCTGAATAACCTTTTCTACCTGGCGAATCCGCTGCTGGCGATTTACCTCATCAACGGACTCCAAAATCCGCAGTTGGTATCCGGCATCCTTGCCCGTTTTGATTAAAGCCTTGACGTCCTTTGGAAAACACGAGCCGCCGTAGCCAATCCCCGCTGCCAAAAAAGCGGGTCCGATTCGCGTATCCGTACCGATTCCTCGCCGTACGCTCTCAATATCCGCACCCACTAACTCACATAGATTCGCGATTTCGTTGATGAAGGAAATTTTCGTGGCCAAAAACGCATTCGCTGCATACTTGGTCATTTCCGCCGAAGCCCTGTCCATTAAGAGAATGCGTTCTTTCGGCACAATTTTCTCGTAGAGCATAGCAACGCGTTCTCCCACTTCGGCGGTATCAGCGCCAATCACAACGCGGTCAGGCTGCATAAAGTCCGTAACCGCCGTTCCTTCACGTAAAAATTCGGGGTTTACGACAACATGAAAGGGGATTTGCACACCTCGCTTGGCTAAAACTGCTGCCACACGCCGTTCAATTTCCACCGAAGTTCCCACGGGACAAGTCGATTTCTGAATAAGAATAAGAGGAGATTCCATCACCATTGCAATTTGCTCGGCCGCTTCAAAGATCATCGAAAGTTCAGCGCCGCCGTCTGCCGCAGTCGGAGTACCAACCGCGAGAAATACGGCCTCTGCTCCTCTTATCGCCTCAATCATACGATCTGTAAAACGAAGGCGACCGGCTGCGACATTGCGTGCAACCAATTCATCAAGGCCCTTTTCATAAATTGGGATGACACCATTATTGAGTAGAGAAATTTTTTCTTTATCACGGTCCATGCAAACGACACGATGACCGAGTTCTGCCAAACACGCTCCTGTAACAAGACCAACATAACCTGTACCAATTACCGCTATGTCCACGACTGTTGTTCCTCCTTATTATCCTTTTACCTCACCCGTTACAACCGCACGCGATCCAACCAACAACTCTTCCAGGAATCTACGAAACGGTGCTCCAACATCTTGCCGTGCAAGCGCCAATTCAACCGTGGCCTGCAAGTATCCTAACTTATCGCCCACATCGTAACGCTTGCTAACTGGCTCATAGGCATATACAGGGGTAGACTGATTCAGCAGCCGCAAGCCGTCCGTCAGTTGAATTTCCCCATTTCGCCCCGGCTCCAGATGTTCGAGGATATCAAAGATTGCGGGATCGAGGACATATCGGCCGATGATGGCTAAATTCGACGGTGCTTCCGTAACCGATGGCTTTTCGATCAAATCGTGTGCATAATAGAGCCGGTTTTCAATCTTTTTTGGTGCGATAATACCGTATCGTGATACGTCATTTACAGGGACCTCTTGAACCGCGATCACCGAACCTCCCACTCGCGAATACACCTCAATTAACTCTGCCAAACAGGGCTTCTCCCCAACAAACACCTCATCCCCAAGCAATACCGCAAACGGCTCGTTGCCAATATGCCGCCTCGCTTGATAAATGGCGTGCCCCAAGCCAAGCGGTTCCTTTTGTCGAATGAAATGGATGTCTGCCAACTGACCGATTTCCTGAACCGTTGCCAATAATTCCTCTTTATTATTTTGGCGAAGGAAATATTCCAATTCAACCGATCGATCAAAATGGTCTTCAATGGCCCTCTTTCCGCGGCCAGTAACGATGAGGATGTCCTCGATGCCCGAAGCAATCGCTTCTTCGATGACATATTGAATAATCGGCTTGTCCACCAGCGGCAACATTTCCTTCGGCTGCGCCTTGGTGGCCGGCAGGAAACGGGTGCCCCAGCCCGCCGCGGGAATGACCGCCTTTCGGACGCGCATCGTAACCCCCCTAACCGAAACCGATTTGGGTTCCTTGCCCGTTCATTGCACAAAGCCCTATACTGGTTCAACACATATATGATGATCAGACGATACCATAAGCAAGGAACCCACCAATCCAAATATCACGTTGAATAAAGAATACATAATTCGTTTCACAATCTAGACGATTTCGGTAGTAAAAACGCCTTTTCATCTTTATCGCGACTCAAGCTGCGTCTGTTGCTCCGACTTGCCGTCCGCCTCTTACGTTACTCCCCGCTCGCCGGCCGGTGCCGGGTCGTGGCAGGTTTCGGTGTGCCCGGTCTTTCGCACTAGCGTTTTGCTAACGGAGAGCCGCTATCTCCGCCGGTCTATCGGAATAGACCGGTACTTACCTTTCTGCCTACACTTTTCATCAATTTTTAATGTAGGCGGTATTCCACCCCTTCCCACGGACCGGGAAATACGTCCTATTCAACACGCATTATACTCCCAGTCCCCTGGATTCGACAAGCCAGCTTTTCCAACCGCCATCCAGCCCGACCCGTATCAGCTCGACGGTAAGCGCCAGCCTTTCCTCCACGGTTGGAAAAGCGGCTTAGCATTCCTATTTTAGTGAGCGCGGCCACGTTGTCAAGAAAAAATCGCGCGATCGTCGACACCGTTCGCCCTTACGCCTCGCGGTCCCCCAACGCGAACATCAGCTCCCCTTCCGCCACAACGGTGTCGCCCACCTTGGCCACGCCGCGCCCCTTGCCGATGCTGCCGCGCACGCGGGTGAGCTCCACCTCCAGCGTGAGCACGTCGCCCGGCTTCACCTGGCTGCGGAAGCGGAAGTTGTCGATGCCGGCAAAGAAGGCGATCTTGCCGCGGTGCTCCTCGGCGGCCAAGATGGCCACGGCGCCCACCTGGGCCAGCGCCTCGACGATCAGCACGCCGGGCATGACGGGGTAGCCGGGGAAGTGGCCCTGGAAGAAAGGCTCGTTCATCGTGACGTTCTTTTGGCCCACGGCGCGCTTGCCCACGTCCAGCTCGAGGATGCGGTCGACGAGCAGGAACGGGTAGCGGTGGGGAATGATCGCCTGAATGGCCTGGACATCCAACATGAGGATCCCTCCTGTCGGTGGCAACGCTTCCTGCAGCTTTTTCGGCCGCACGCACATAGCGGGCGCGGCGCGACTCATACTAGAACTACCCTTGGCTGGCGAGAGGCGAAAGCCAATCCCGCTGGCCGAGGTTGACATAAAGGGGCATCCGGCGCAGGGGCCACGCCATGAGAGCAATGCCCCCGCGTGTCGGGATGCCCTTTGTCACGACGCGCTTCGGTCAGGTTGCGTTGATGCGCTTGTACTTGATCAGGTAATTGAAGCTCGTCACAAAGGAAAAGGCGATAACCGCCCACAGCACGTTTTCCGCGTAGGGGTAATCGAACATGATGAGCAAAAAGGTGATGTAAAAGAGCACGGTGGTCGCTTTGCCGAGGGCGTTTGCAGGGAGGGGCCTCTTGCCGTTGAGGTGAAACAGCGCCGACCCCACGATCATGCCGATGTCCCGCACGAAAAAGACCACCGCCGCCAGCCAGCTGATGCGCCCCGTGAGCACGAAGGACAGGATGACGGCGATCATCATCAGCTTGTCGGCGAGCGGGTCGAGCATGATGCCGATGTCTGTCACCTGCTTGTACTTGCGGGCCAGGTACCCGTCGATGATGTCGGTCAGCCCCGCGGTGAGGAGCACGACAAAGGCCCACTGCGTCGCGTAGGGATGGCCCGAAAAAAACACCACGAGGTAGAGCGGGACGAGGGCAAAACGGCACAGGGTCAGCAGGTTGGGGACGTTCATCGATGAAACCCTCCCTCGCGAATTCCCAACACGCTCGCGTGGGCGCGACGCCCCTCGCGAAAGGCGGTGGCCGCACCCGGGAGCGAACCGCTTTCCATTATACTACACCGCATCTCCGCGAGGGGAAAAAAGGCGATTCCCTGCGAAGGAAGGAACAATGAGCGCCTTCAGCGGCGCATCTGGTTGGCCAAACTCCACATCTCGCTGGCCATCTGCAGCGCGCGCACGTTGAGCTGGTAGGCCCGCTGGGCGGCCAGGAGGTCGGTCATCTCCTTCACCAGCTCCACATTGGAGCCCTCCAGCATGCCTTGGCGGATGGCGACACGCAGGCCATCCCCCGCACCGTTCGGATTCACCGGCACCAGTTCGCTTTCGTCGGCCGCAAAGCGGTTTTCCCCGACCGATCGCAGCCGTTCGCCGGTGGTCACCCGCCACAGGCCGATGCGCATGCCGGTGTCGATCGTCTGCCCGCCGCGCGTCACGAAGATACGCCCGGCCGCGTCAATGACGAGGTCGCGTTCGCTCACCGGCCGCCCCGACGGAAGCGGATCGAGCACGACGTACCGATCGGGGTCCCCGGGCGCGCTCCCCTGCCGCACGACAAAGTCGCCCTGCGGCGTGACGAGGGCCATGCGTCCCGAACCGTCGGGGAGGGGCGACAGGTGGAACGCCCCGACGCGGGTGAGGGCGCGGCGCACGACAGGTCGGCCGCTTTCGTCGACCACGGCTTGCCCGGCCGCGTTCCGCACCGGCTGTTCGACGAGGAAAAAGCCGTCTCCCTCGATGGCGAGGTCGAGGGGCCGGTTCGTCTGCCGGAGCGGACCGAGCGTCAGCTGAAGCGGCGTGGCGGCCAGGTGCACGCCGTAACCGACGCGGAGGCCCGGGGGCGTGCGCCGCCCGGCTTCCCGCGCGTGGTCCGGCTGGTTGTTCACCGAAGAATAGAGCAGCTCGGCAAACACGGCGTCGCGTCGCTTGTATCCCGGCGTGTCGAGATTGGCCAGATTGTGCGCCGTCACGTCGATGCGCTCCTGCAGGGCGCGCAGGGCGCCCGCGGCAATCAGGGCGGATGTGTTCACGTACGCGCCACCTCGCTCATACTTTGCCCACTTCGCCGAACAATTTTTCGAGGGTCTGGTCGTAGGCCTGCACCACGCGCTGGTTGGCCTCATAGGCGCGCAGCGCTTCCATCAGGTCGACCATCGTCTGGGCCGGATCGAGGTTCGACGCCTCGTAGAAGCCCTGTCGCACGCCGCCCTGGGCGCGCAGGGCTTCCCGCAGGCGCGCCCCCGCCGCCGTGGCCGGATCAAGGGGCACGAGGCGGTCTTCGTCCCCTTCCCAGCGGTAGTGGCCGTCCCCTTCGCGCACCATGCCGTGCGGGTCCATGGCCGCCACCAGGCCGAGCAGGCGGTCGACGAGGGGCTGGCCGCCCGGTCCGCGAACGAGCTGGCCGCGGCCGTCGACGAGGCGCACGCGCCCGTCGGCGTCGACGCGCAGCTCGCCGGTGGCGTAGGCCGCCGCCTGCGCGGGATCGGCCGGGTTGTAGAGGCGAATCGGCGCACCGGATGCGTCCAGGACGCGCGACCCGCTCGGCGTGGCCAGGTACCCGTCCGCGTCGACGGCAAAGCGCCCGGCACGCACGTAGCGCACCGCGCCGTCGGGCCGCGCAACGGCGAAAAAGAGTGTCGCTTTCTGCGGCACGCCCCCTTCCGCGAGGGTCAGGTACAGCCGGTCGTCGTACAGGGCAAGGTCGAGGGGCGAGCCCGTCTCCACCAGATCGCCCTGGCGAAAATCGCCGATGCGCTCCTGCACGTACACGCCGGTGGTCAGCGGGCCAATGACGGCTTGTCCCATCGCCAGACGCTGAGGAATGGCCGCGGACCCGATCTCCCGGGTGCGGGCCAGCAGCATCTCCGGAAAGGCCCGCTGCACCGGGCGTTCCACTTTGTATCCCGGCGTCTGGGCGTTGGCCGCGTTGAGCGCCAGCGTTTCATAGCGGCGCTCCTGCGCCACCATGCCCGATACGGCCGTGTACAGACCGCGGATCATGCGATTCCCCCCTAGGCTCCCCACAACCCGATGGG contains the following coding sequences:
- the fabZ gene encoding 3-hydroxyacyl-ACP dehydratase FabZ, with the protein product MLDVQAIQAIIPHRYPFLLVDRILELDVGKRAVGQKNVTMNEPFFQGHFPGYPVMPGVLIVEALAQVGAVAILAAEEHRGKIAFFAGIDNFRFRSQVKPGDVLTLEVELTRVRGSIGKGRGVAKVGDTVVAEGELMFALGDREA
- a CDS encoding oligosaccharide flippase family protein, with protein sequence MSLRTKVLQGGFYLALRQGLGMLIGVGGVLVLTRTIGPQAYGIYAGVLGVYAYLHSLSQWGIGVYLIRREGEIKEEAYHQAFTFLLVLGGMFTVLAWFAAPLLESWVRLPTFTSVARTVFLGLLLNLLSLPALARLERGLQYRQVAMIELLGQITFYLIALPLAFSGFGMWAPVAGWWAQQTFICGLYYRASRYRPRLYWNHNLFREMVGYGLSYSASIWVWQLRTLVNPVIVGRFGGAEMVGYVALTIRMVETLSFVKSATWRLSIAVLAKLQGDVKRLTQAITEGMQLQILALGPILVVFGWAAPWLVPLLFGPQWLPVLEVYPFIALSYLANAMFNLHSSALYVLRYNLDVTAFHIVHIVFFAGSAYLLVPRLGLVGYGWAEVVALLSYAIIHWYVLKRVYAPSYRKAGKWFFAFVLALFSPVLGWTCNLAMVALMLWPGTWREFQIYIRMVRGIASS
- the galU gene encoding UTP--glucose-1-phosphate uridylyltransferase GalU, giving the protein MRVRKAVIPAAGWGTRFLPATKAQPKEMLPLVDKPIIQYVIEEAIASGIEDILIVTGRGKRAIEDHFDRSVELEYFLRQNNKEELLATVQEIGQLADIHFIRQKEPLGLGHAIYQARRHIGNEPFAVLLGDEVFVGEKPCLAELIEVYSRVGGSVIAVQEVPVNDVSRYGIIAPKKIENRLYYAHDLIEKPSVTEAPSNLAIIGRYVLDPAIFDILEHLEPGRNGEIQLTDGLRLLNQSTPVYAYEPVSKRYDVGDKLGYLQATVELALARQDVGAPFRRFLEELLVGSRAVVTGEVKG
- a CDS encoding flagellar hook-basal body protein yields the protein MEPPMSPFVGDVVTASSVTMVEDKVDETQTESSAQPGFATGRAQGERTSLPHRVVGSLGGNRMIRGLYTAVSGMVAQERRYETLALNAANAQTPGYKVERPVQRAFPEMLLARTREIGSAAIPQRLAMGQAVIGPLTTGVYVQERIGDFRQGDLVETGSPLDLALYDDRLYLTLAEGGVPQKATLFFAVARPDGAVRYVRAGRFAVDADGYLATPSGSRVLDASGAPIRLYNPADPAQAAAYATGELRVDADGRVRLVDGRGQLVRGPGGQPLVDRLLGLVAAMDPHGMVREGDGHYRWEGDEDRLVPLDPATAAGARLREALRAQGGVRQGFYEASNLDPAQTMVDLMEALRAYEANQRVVQAYDQTLEKLFGEVGKV
- a CDS encoding CDP-alcohol phosphatidyltransferase family protein — its product is MNVPNLLTLCRFALVPLYLVVFFSGHPYATQWAFVVLLTAGLTDIIDGYLARKYKQVTDIGIMLDPLADKLMMIAVILSFVLTGRISWLAAVVFFVRDIGMIVGSALFHLNGKRPLPANALGKATTVLFYITFLLIMFDYPYAENVLWAVIAFSFVTSFNYLIKYKRINAT
- a CDS encoding flagellar hook-basal body protein, producing the protein MNTSALIAAGALRALQERIDVTAHNLANLDTPGYKRRDAVFAELLYSSVNNQPDHAREAGRRTPPGLRVGYGVHLAATPLQLTLGPLRQTNRPLDLAIEGDGFFLVEQPVRNAAGQAVVDESGRPVVRRALTRVGAFHLSPLPDGSGRMALVTPQGDFVVRQGSAPGDPDRYVVLDPLPSGRPVSERDLVIDAAGRIFVTRGGQTIDTGMRIGLWRVTTGERLRSVGENRFAADESELVPVNPNGAGDGLRVAIRQGMLEGSNVELVKEMTDLLAAQRAYQLNVRALQMASEMWSLANQMRR
- a CDS encoding UDP-glucuronic acid decarboxylase family protein; the encoded protein is MKMEFQHEKKPVSLITGAAGFLGSHLVDRLLAEEHFVVGVDNLSTGNLKNLDHVISRNDFLFVAGDITGEMELPDLKYDYVWHLASPASPKDYRRLSIETMMVNAIGTKKMLDLALAHNAKFLLASTSEAYGDPQVHPQPEEYWGNVNPIGERACYDESKRFAEALTMEYHRRYDLDVRIVRIFNTYGPRMQINDGRVVPNFICQALRGEPLTVYGDGSQTRSFVFVQDEVEGIFRAMTCHGTKGEVFNIGNPEEYSILEFARLIAQICGVELNVVYKPLPPDDPRKRCPDISKAKRVLNWEPVTPLEKGLRITLDYFSSVLRETITR
- a CDS encoding UDP-glucose dehydrogenase family protein, producing the protein MDIAVIGTGYVGLVTGACLAELGHRVVCMDRDKEKISLLNNGVIPIYEKGLDELVARNVAAGRLRFTDRMIEAIRGAEAVFLAVGTPTAADGGAELSMIFEAAEQIAMVMESPLILIQKSTCPVGTSVEIERRVAAVLAKRGVQIPFHVVVNPEFLREGTAVTDFMQPDRVVIGADTAEVGERVAMLYEKIVPKERILLMDRASAEMTKYAANAFLATKISFINEIANLCELVGADIESVRRGIGTDTRIGPAFLAAGIGYGGSCFPKDVKALIKTGKDAGYQLRILESVDEVNRQQRIRQVEKVIQHFGGSLEGKRIAVWGLAFKPGTDDMREAPAIDVIHCLLREGAEVVAYDPIAMPQAQRVLDQRVRYASDALSCVDGADAVLLLTEWPEFLGLDLHLVAQKMATPVLFDFRNGFSPNRAYEAGLTYIGVGRKTKVSLKPITEPITSTK